One genomic window of Saccharomyces cerevisiae S288C chromosome XII, complete sequence includes the following:
- the RSO55 gene encoding Rso55p (Stalled-ribosome rescue factor srRF2; mitochondrial protein required for respiratory growth in presence of bacteriostatic ribosome-binding antibiotics; not an essential gene), with amino-acid sequence MMRGASKRSISSAAVLLIKKNKLPPRPKFTPEMEAQCTEKFLHGGRGPGGQKINKCNSKVQLRHEPTGIVVECQETRSREQNRKLARLKLARELAASYDTMPSREEALLQWHRQQKRSQRRRSVAKYEQREEAARVEKEEREARDREMVRELFRR; translated from the coding sequence ATGATGAGGGGAGCGAGTAAGAGGTCAATCAGCAGTGCCGCAGTGCTGCTGattaaaaagaacaagCTACCACCGCGACCAAAGTTCACGCCAGAGATGGAAGCACAATGCACTGAGAAATTCCTTCATGGCGGCAGAGGGCCCGGTGGCCAAAAGATTAATAAGTGTAATTCTAAGGTACAACTACGGCATGAACCCACTGGGATCGTTGTCGAGTGCCAAGAAACGCGGTCACGTGAGCAAAATCGAAAGCTTGCCCGGCTTAAGCTCGCGCGCGAACTTGCGGCGTCGTACGACACGATGCCGTCCAGAGAGGAGGCGCTTCTACAGTGGCACCGTCAACAGAAACGCTCGCAGCGCCGGCGCAGCGTCGCGAAGTACGAGCAGCGTGAAGAGGCCGCTCGAGTCGAAAAAGAGGAACGCGAGGCCCGAGACAGAGAAATGGTGCGCGAGTTATTCCGCCGGTAA
- the CTS1 gene encoding chitinase (Endochitinase; required for cell separation after mitosis; transcriptional activation during the G1 phase of the cell cycle is mediated by transcription factor Ace2p), which yields MSLLYIILLFTQFLLLPTDAFDRSANTNIAVYWGQNSAGTQESLATYCESSDADIFLLSFLNQFPTLGLNFANACSDTFSDGLLHCTQIAEDIETCQSLGKKVLLSLGGASGSYLFSDDSQAETFAQTLWDTFGEGTGASERPFDSAVVDGFDFDIENNNEVGYSALATKLRTLFAEGTKQYYLSAAPQCPYPDASVGDLLENADIDFAFIQFYNNYCSVSGQFNWDTWLTYAQTVSPNKNIKLFLGLPGSASAAGSGYISDTSLLESTIADIASSSSFGGIALWDASQAFSNELNGEPYVEILKNLLTSASQTATTTVATSKTSAASTSSASTSSASTSQKKTTQSTTSTQSKSKVTLSPTASSAIKTSITQTTKTLTSSTKTKSSLGTTTTESTLNSVAITSMKTTLSSQITSAALVTPQTTTTSIVSSAPIQTAITSTLSPATKSSSVVSLQTATTSTLSPTTTSTSSGSTSSGSTSSDSTARTLAKELNAQYAAGKLNGKSTCTEGEIACSADGKFAVCDHSAWVYMECASGTTCYAYDSGDSVYTQCNFSYLESNYF from the coding sequence ATGTCACTCCTTTACATCATTCTTCTATTCACACAATTCTTACTACTGCCAACCGATGCCTTTGATAGGTCTGCTAACACAAATATTGCTGTTTATTGGGGTCAAAACTCAGCAGGAACGCAAGAATCCTTAGCTACTTACTGTGAATCTTCTGATGCTGATATTTTCCTATTATCTTTCTTGAACCAATTTCCAACCCTTGGTTTGAACTTTGCCAACGCATGCTCTGATACTTTTTCTGATGGCTTACTTCACTGCACCCAGATTGctgaagatattgaaactTGCCAGTCCCTAGGAAAGAAAGTTCTATTATCATTAGGTGGTGCATCTGGTAGCTACCTCTTTTCAGATGATTCTCAAGCGGAAACTTTTGCACAAACTTTATGGGATACTTTCGGTGAAGGTACAGGTGCCAGTGAGAGACCATTTGACTCAGCAGTCGTTGATggttttgattttgatattgaaaacaacaacGAAGTAGGCTATAGTGCGTTAGCTACCAAGTTAAGAACTTTGTTTGCCGAAGGTACAAAGCAATATTACCTTTCTGCCGCACCACAATGTCCATACCCGGATGCTTCTGTTGGTGACTTGTTGGAAAATGCAGACATTGATTTTGCGTTCATCCAATTTTACAATAATTACTGCAGTGTGAGTGGTCAATTCAATTGGGATACTTGGTTAACCTATGCTCAAACTGTATCcccaaataaaaatatcaaactGTTCTTAGGTTTACCTGGTTCTGCTTCTGCTGCTGGCTCTGGTTATATTTCTGACACTTCTTTATTGGAATCAACTATTGCAGATATTGCCTCTTCAAGTTCTTTTGGTGGTATTGCGTTATGGGATGCATCTCAAGCCTTTTCCAACGAGCTAAATGGTGAACCATATGTTgagattttgaagaatttgcTAACAAGTGCTAGCCAGACCGCCACTACTACAGTTGCCACCTCAAAAACCTCAGCAGCCTCAACTTCATCTGCTTCAACTTCATCTGCTTCAACTTCTCAGAAAAAGACCACACAATCTACGACATCTACACAAAGTAAAAGCAAAGTTACTTTATCTCCAACTGCAAGCAGCGCTATCAAAACATCAATTACTCAAACTACAAAAACATTGACGAGTAGCACCAAGACAAAATCTAGTCTAGGTACCACCACAACAGAGAGCACTTTAAATTCAGTTGCTATCACAAGTATGAAAACTACTCTATCTTCCCAAATAACCAGTGCTGCCTTGGTGACCCCTCAAACAACTACTACTAGCATAGTTTCTTCGGCCCCAATTCAAACAGCTATCACTAGTACTCTTTCGCCAGCAACGAAGAGTTCTTCTGTCGTTTCCCTACAGACAGCTACTACTAGTACGCTTTCCCCAACAACGACCAGTACAAGCTCAGGTAGTACAAGCTCAGGTAGTACAAGCTCAGACAGTACAGCTCGTACATTGGCTAAAGAATTGAATGCTCAATATGCGGCTGGTAAATTGAACGGTAAATCTACCTGTACTGAAGGTGAAATTGCATGCTCTGCTGATGGGAAGTTCGCCGTTTGTGATCATAGCGCTTGGGTTTACATGGAATGTGCTTCTGGAACCACATGTTATGCTTATGACTCCGGCGACTCAGTCTATACCCAATGTAATTTCTCTTATTTGGAAAGCAATTACTTTTAA
- a CDS encoding uncharacterized protein (Zinc-cluster protein; GFP-fusion protein localizes to the nucleus; mutant shows moderate growth defect on caffeine; has a prion-domain like fragment that increases frequency of [URE3]; associates with rDNA chromatin in vivo; YLR278C is not an essential gene) translates to MGRPRKNVSQEKIQQLKRELELAGNRTDVLLQDKKGRSRSCLLCRRRKQRCDHKLPSCTACLKAGIKCVQPSKYSSSTSNSNTNNNTPTAGTVPPTPHPVIKRELQDSSIGAGAGAATSLNDMTIIKPISTSNSNVDAGDANEFRKTIKSVTTNSNPNLMRQDKDQYTIFLEKKLKSLETLLDLSPGCNQYNYELSQYKKVSHLFSNNTSDYSRPNSSNMVILPLPSPSNKPLENTNNNGSNVNAATNDTSASTNNINNNNAICQSASLLNDPLETLDFTKCIFAKYNLKKEFLMYDPIFELNEKLSRSFLDTFFTRLQFKYPILDEQEIYTFYDHYLHNKILIPPSSPATSSAAPPSNSHSYSEIEFHFLSGRMWLVFSISAYLLMTTGKYKGFPPHRYFSTAIRHITKCGLHLNYVQQIELLTLLVLYIIRTDRDSLILYDIIKDVMGISKKKLHLNQWYPNDPFANKKLRLFWCVYLLERMICVAVGKPYTIKESEINLPLFNNDSFYTKGVHAAAPSTNDHGVQFINQSLKLRRIESQFVETLQLLKNDSRSVKQSIDQLPLVRKFFEDLEVWRKSYSTLDVKNFENETLKLYYYRSVRLLIQPYLEFFAPEDRLFRECQAAAGQICQLYKIFHQKTLNGHSTPAVHTVFVAGVTLIYCMWLARNFDDQRRKKLGDASKHTRPLISASLFSTMDDLRACSVCLYVMTERSNFARTFRDTFDQLMNATVGNLIERCGPDSSELIFMASSVAKRTEPKNINDEANKAISSGDTLHDSNSANAANLSNSNDKNISHNGGMPPAVARIFGKGQAEEHAGFVENSQVDLAEQEKFKKKQGVLEKTSVPKSLAHLLTKMDDRSRISNSSMSYTTSSSSSSSSSSSSSTLSFPSSQEKNLKINVNNDNNGMTISSVNREHNNNHNNNNDNNNNNNNNNNNSNNNNNVNNNDNESNSRSTTNNSCNNGNNSQYVRNNNVTMENDVERPIQDQYIVKKPTNQTEFDWQVFQQQAFLQQQLAQHNLQAYLSSLNTDTMTNRSPSKSSSISTASSHSDPIPIAMTQSPTPYPQTSNMLPQQHVSRPLPQQQREQPQQHITSPQRFSESNFTNQLNNGMINSNPLQSAIFSNHTSENKQLRDVEESNFSTSPLRADYGNNIISSIPASFTSNSIPVSVKQARNGSSSGDILFSNGAHDMINNISTWTNNSVLDALNSKSILQTIFPQSQEPSSLSMDKQQQQHQQQNMCSENNVTANNFQQTQNDPSYNRNLFMMSNQEGVQYNLDETEKNGPKTQVEANTSANLHFDNVIPTVTNADIRKKRSNWDNMMTSGPVEDFWTINDDYGFLT, encoded by the coding sequence atggGCCGTCCAAGGAAGAATGTTAGCCAGGAGAAAATACAACAGTTGAAGAGAGAACTGGAGCTGGCCGGTAACAGGACAGACGTCTTGTTGCAAGACAAAAAGGGCCGTTCCAGGTCTTGTCTTCTttgtagaagaagaaagcaACGATGCGACCATAAATTACCCAGTTGTACCGCCTGTTTGAAAGCAGGAATAAAGTGCGTGCAGCCCTCCAAGTACTCTTCTTCCACTTCGAACAGtaacaccaacaacaacaccCCTACAGCTGGCACTGTACCTCCTACACCTCATCCTGTAATAAAACGTGAGCTGCAAGATAGCAGTATTGGCGCTGGCGCTGGCGCTGCCACTTCTCTGAATGACATGACGATAATAAAACCCATTTCCACTAGCAATAGTAATGTTGATGCTGGCGACGCGAATGAATTCAGGAAAACGATAAAGTCCGTCACGACAAATTCCAATCCAAACCTGATGAGGCAAGACAAAGATCAGTATACGATTTTCTTGGagaaaaaactaaaaagtTTGGAGACTTTGCTCGATTTATCGCCGGGATGCAACCAGTACAACTACGAATTATCCCAGTACAAGAAGGTTTCTCATTTGTTCAGTAACAACACTTCTGATTACTCTAGACCGAACAGCAGCAATATGGTCATACTGCCGCTGCCATCTCCTTCCAACAAACCCCTGGAGAACACAAACAATAACGGCAGCAACGTTAATGCGGCCACTAACGATACATCGGCCAGTACGAACAACataaacaacaataatgCTATCTGCCAATCCGCGAGCCTTTTGAATGACCCTTTAGAGACGCTGGACTTCACTAAGTGTATTTTTGCCAAAtacaatttgaaaaaagagttTTTGATGTATGACCCTATTTTTGAACTGaatgagaagctgtcacGTTCCTTCTTGGACACTTTTTTCACAAGATTACAATTCAAGTACCCTATCTTAGACGAACAAGAAATCTATACTTTTTATGACCACTACCTCCACAACAAGATTCTTATCCCACCATCTTCTCCCGCCACGTCTTCCGCAGCACCACCGTCGAATTCACATTCGTATTCTGAAATagaatttcattttctatCCGGCAGAATGTGGCTTGTCTTCAGCATCAGCGCCTACTTACTGATGACCACAGGTAAGTACAAGGGGTTTCCACCTCACCGATATTTCTCCACCGCTATCCGTCACATCACTAAGTGTGGTCTACATTTGAATTATGTTCAGCAAATAGAACTGTTGACATTGCTTGTCCTTTACATTATTAGGACTGATAGAGATTCTCTGATACTATATGACATAATCAAGGATGTCATGGGCATATCCAAGAAGAAACTTCATCTAAATCAATGGTATCCTAATGATCCATTTGCAAATAAGAAACTGCGACTATTTTGGTGTGTTTACCTGTTGGAAAGAATGATTTGTGTTGCTGTGGGGAAACCTTATACAATCAAGGAGTCGGAAATAAATTTACCTCTTTTCAATAACGACTCTTTTTATACAAAAGGTGTGCATGCGGCGGCTCCATCAACCAATGACCATGGTGTGCAATTCATCAATCAGTCTCTAAAGCTGCGAAGAATTGAATCTCAATTTGTAGAGACTTTACAGCTATTGAAAAACGATTCCAGGTCAGTGAAGCAATCCATTGATCAATTGCCCCTAGtacgaaaattttttgaagatttggAAGTTTGGAGAAAAAGTTATTCCACTCTTGACgtgaaaaatttcgaaAACGAGACACTAAAACTTTATTACTATAGATCAGTGCGATTGCTTATACAACCATATTTGGAATTTTTCGCCCCGGAGGATAGACTATTTAGAGAATGTCAAGCTGCTGCGGGTCAAATTTGTCAGTTATACAAGATATTCCATCAAAAAACGCTTAATGGTCATTCTACACCAGCAGTGCATACGGTTTTTGTAGCTGGCGTAACTTTAATCTACTGTATGTGGTTAGCCAGGAATTTTGACGATCAaaggaggaagaaattAGGCGATGCTTCGAAGCATACTAGACCTTTAATCAGTGCAAGTCTCTTTTCGACGATGGATGATTTGAGAGCTTGCTCCGTTTGTTTATATGTTATGACAGAAAGGTCTAATTTTGCAAGAACCTTTAGAGATACTTTCGATCAGTTAATGAATGCCACGGTAGGTAATTTGATTGAAAGATGTGGTCCAGACTCTTCTGAGTTAATTTTCATGGCTAGTAGTGTCGCCAAGCGTACTGAACCCAAGAACATCAATGATGAGGCCAATAAGGCAATTTCATCTGGGGATACTCTTCATGATTCTAACTCCGCAAATGCAGCTAATCTATCCAATTCAaacgataaaaatatatctcATAATGGCGGTATGCCGCCTGCTGTGGCTAGAATATTTGGTAAAGGACAAGCTGAAGAGCACGCCGGTTTTGTGGAAAATTCACAAGTGGATTTGGCTGAACAAGAGAAAttcaagaagaagcaaGGTGTTTTAGAAAAGACCTCTGTACCCAAAAGTTTAGCTCACCTATTAACCAAAATGGATGACAGGTCACgtatttcaaattcttcaatgtCTTATACaacatcttcttcgtcatcatcttcttcttcgtcatcatcgtcgACATTATCGTTTCCTTCttcccaagaaaaaaaccTGAAAATCAATGTAAACAATGATAACAATGGTATGACCATCAGCAGCGTCAACAGAGAACACAACAATAATcacaacaataataatgataataataataataataacaataataataataatagtaataataataataatgttaataataatgataatgaaagtAATAGCAGAAGCACTACCAACAACAGCTGCAATAATGGCAACAACAGCCAGTATGTTCGTAACAACAACGTAACTATGGAAAATGATGTAGAAAGGCCTATTCAAGACCAATATATCGTCAAGAAACCAACCAACCAAACAGAGTTTGATTGGCAAGTATTTCAACAGCAGGCCTTTCTACAACAGCAACTAGCTCAGCACAATTTACAAGCGTATCTATCGTCCCTGAACACCGATACTATGACCAATAGAAGTCCTTCAAAATCTTCTAGCATATCTACAGCCTCTTCGCATTCGGATCCGATTCCAATAGCGATGACGCAAAGCCCAACTCCATATCCTCAAACTTCCAATATGCTACCGCAACAGCATGTATCACGACCACTGCCGCAACAACAGCGGGAGCAGCCACAACAACATATTACTTCTCCACAAAGATTCTCAGAAAGCAATTTTACGAATCAATTAAACAATGGTATGATCAACAGTAATCCTCTACAATCTGCAATATTCTCTAACCATACAAGTGAAAATAAGCAATTAAGAGATGTCGAAGAATCAAATTTCAGTACATCACCCCTAAGAGCAGATTAtggcaataatattatctCCTCGATACCAGCGTCATTTACTAGCAATTCAATTCCGGTCAGTGTCAAACAAGCTCGAAATGGCTCTTCTTCGGGCGATATACTTTTCAGCAACGGTGCTCATGACATGATCAACAATATTTCCACCTGGACCAATAACTCCGTTCTAGATGCTTTGAATAGCAAGTCCATACTACAAACAATATTTCCCCAGAGTCAAGAGCCTTCATCTCTGTCCATGGACaaacagcagcaacaacatcaacaacaaaatatGTGTTCTGAAAACAATGTAACCGCTAATAATTTTCAACAGACGCAGAATGACCCTTCGTATAACAGAAATTTGTTCATGATGTCCAATCAGGAAGGTGTACAATATAATCTTGACGAAACAGAGAAGAATGGACCTAAAACACAGGTGGAAGCAAACACTAGCGCAAATCTGCATTTCGACAATGTTATTCCTACAGTAACTAACGCAGACATCAGGAAAAAGCGTTCTAACTGGGATAACATGATGACATCTGGTCCGGTAGAAGACTTTTGGACGATTAATGATGACTACGGCTTTTTAACGTGA
- the ECI1 gene encoding dodecenoyl-CoA isomerase (Peroxisomal delta3,delta2-enoyl-CoA isomerase; hexameric protein that converts 3-hexenoyl-CoA to trans-2-hexenoyl-CoA, essential for the beta-oxidation of unsaturated fatty acids, oleate-induced; ECI1 has a paralog, DCI1, that arose from the whole genome duplication) produces MSQEIRQNEKISYRIEGPFFIIHLMNPDNLNALEGEDYIYLGELLELADRNRDVYFTIIQSSGRFFSSGADFKGIAKAQGDDTNKYPSETSKWVSNFVARNVYVTDAFIKHSKVLICCLNGPAIGLSAALVALCDIVYSINDKVYLLYPFANLGLITEGGTTVSLPLKFGTNTTYECLMFNKPFKYDIMCENGFISKNFNMPSSNAEAFNAKVLEELREKVKGLYLPSCLGMKKLLKSNHIDAFNKANSVEVNESLKYWVDGEPLKRFRQLGSKQRKHRL; encoded by the coding sequence ATGTCGCAAGAAATTAGGCAAAATGAGAAAATCAGTTATCGTATTGAAGGAccattcttcattattcaCTTAATGAACCCTGACAATTTGAATGCACTAGAAGGTGAAGACTATATTTATTTAGGAGAGTTACTAGAACTAGCGGACAGAAATCGTGatgtatattttacaaTTATACAAAGCAGTGgtagatttttttccagTGGTGCTGATTTCAAGGGTATTGCAAAAGCCCAAGGGGATGATACCAATAAATATCCTTCGGAAACAAGCAAGTGGGTGTCAAATTTTGTCGCTAGAAATGTTTATGTCACTGATGCCTTCATCAAGCATTCCAAAGTTTTAATTTGCTGTTTGAATGGACCAGCAATAGGGTTGAGCGCGGCACTGGTAGCGTTATGTGACATTGTGTACAGTATAAATGACAAGGTTTATTTGCTATACCCCTTTGCTAACTTAGGACTAATTACCGAAGGTGGTACAACGGTCTCTTTGCCATTGAAGTTTGGCACAAATACGACGTATGAATGCCTCATGTTCAACAAACCATTCAAGTACGATATAATGTGCGAGAACGGATTTATAAGCAAGAATTTTAACATGCCATCTTCAAACGCTGAAGCGTTCAATGCAAAGGTCTTAGAAGAATTGAGGGAGAAAGTGAAAGGGCTATACCTGCCCAGTTGCTTAgggatgaaaaaattgctGAAATCGAACCACATCGATGCATTCAATAAGGCTAACTCAGTGGAAGTAAATGAATCTCTCAAGTATTGGGTAGATGGAGAGCCCTTAAAAAGATTTAGGCAGCTGGGCTCGAAACAAAGGAAGCATCGTTTATGA
- the PUT7 gene encoding Put7p (Regulator of mitochondrial proline metabolism; tethered with Fmp32p to inner mitochondrial membrane in large hetero-oligomeric complex, abundance of which is regulated by proline; involved in mitochondrial proline homeostasis and cellular redox balance; null exhibits pronounced defect in proline utilization, and can be functionally complemented by expression of human homolog MCUR1), whose product MMRLIRTLPLRCFKTRIRRQGSLLCLRCFSSYSKPLLQKSMSLKNIQLSDLSSSPLSKNKEKQEKPEKENEGKHSIGLLDRFSEDFITQGNGLKPTTSQNQLDTIKFYQMLRERGNFSDEQCKIIIALLLQLLNDQFYSCYNDLFLRDMELNKQSHLFSSLETELKFAIQNSRDTQLNEHHLQLLKLKRELNSIHDELNEIIIDLLQKDAKLEFNNQKLENTLLYRQLNLKLNDCSNKIQTKILGDIRSHIENLRWQTTRSGLLVILVLVCSIMIGVSASKKERPGLQEPEEPEILAPKEDIDTTFPQDQHDID is encoded by the coding sequence ATGATGCGGTTAATACGTACATTGCCGCTTCGATGCTTCAAAACTAGAATACGGCGGCAAGGCTCGTTGTTGTGTTTGCGGTGCTTTAGTTCGTATTCAAAACCACTTTTGCAGAAATCAAtgtcattgaaaaatatccaGTTATCAGACCTATCCTCATCGCCATTATCCAAGAACAAGGAGAAGCAGGAGAAGCCAGAGAAGGAAAACGAAGGAAAGCACTCCATTGGCCTGTTAGACAGATTTTCAGAGGACTTTATTACTCAGGGCAATGGATTGAAACCTACTACTTCACAAAATCAATTGGATACTATAAAGTTTTATCAAATGCTTCGTGAAAGAGGCAATTTTTCCGATGAACAATGTAAAATTATCATAGCTCTATTGTTGCAACTACTAAATGATCAGTTTTATTCCTGTTACAATGATTTGTTCTTAAGGGATATGGAGCTGAATAAACAATCACATTTGTTCAGCTCGCTAGAAACAGAATTGAAATTCGCAATTCAAAACTCTAGAGACACGCAACTAAATGAGCACCACTTGCAATTATTAAAACTCAAGAGAGAACTTAACTCAATCCATGATGAACTGAATGAAATCATAATAGATCTTTTGCAAAAGGACGCTAAATTAGAATTTAACaatcaaaaattagaaaacaCCCTTTTGTATCGACAATTAAACCTGAAATTGAACGACTGTTCTAACAAGATTCAAACCAAGATACTGGGGGATATCAGGTCACATATCGAAAATTTAAGATGGCAGACAACCAGAAGCGGTCTTTTGGTAATATTAGTCCTTGTTTGTTCGATTATGATCGGTGTAAGCGCATCTAAGAAGGAACGCCCAGGTTTACAGGAACCTGAGGAACCTGAAATTTTAGCACCAAAGGAAGACATTGATACTACCTTCCCTCAAGATCAACATGATATAGATTAA
- the NNT1 gene encoding S-adenosylmethionine-dependent methyltransferase (S-adenosylmethionine-dependent methyltransferase; novel N-terminal protein methyltransferase that trimethylates the N-terminal glycine residue (G2) and also dimethylates lysine (K3) on elongation factor eEF1A (Tef1p/Tef2p); has a role in rDNA silencing and in lifespan determination) — translation MSDIESLGEAAGLFEEPEDFLPPPPKPHFAEYQRSHITKESKSDVKDIKLRLVGTSPLWGHLLWNAGIYTANHLDSHPELIKGKTVLELGAAAALPSVICALNGAQMVVSTDYPDPDLMQNIDYNIKSNVPEDFNNVSTEGYIWGNDYSPLLAHIEKIGNNNGKFDLIILSDLVFNHTEHHKLLQTTKDLLAEKGQALVVFSPHRPKLLEKDLEFFELAKNEFHLVPQLIEMVNWKPMFDEDEETIEVRSRVYAYYLTHEK, via the coding sequence ATGTCAGATATAGAATCATTGGGAGAGGCAGCAGGTTTATTTGAGGAGCCAGAGgattttcttcctcctccACCAAAACCTCATTTTGCAGAATATCAAAGGTCACACATCACAAAAGAGTCCAAATCAGATGTTAAAGACATCAAACTCCGTCTCGTTGGAACGTCACCACTTTGGGGTCATCTCTTGTGGAATGCAGGAATATACACCGCAAATCACTTGGATTCTCATCCAGAATTAATAAAGGGGAAGACTGTTTTAGAATTGggtgctgctgctgctttACCTTCCGTTATTTGTGCTTTGAATGGGGCTCAAATGGTTGTTTCAACTGATTATCCAGATCCTGATTTAATGCAGAACATCGATTATAATATAAAGTCTAACGTTCCTGAAGATTTTAATAATGTCAGTACGGAGGGTTATATTTGGGGAAACGATTATTCTCCATTGTTGGCACATATCGAAAAAATAGGTAACAATAATGGAAAGTTTGACTTAATCATTTTAAGTGATTTAGTCTTCAATCATACGGAACATCACAAATTACTTCAAACAACAAAGGATTTATTAGCTGAGAAAGGTCAGGCGTTGGTAGTATTTTCACCGCATAGACCAAAATTGTTGGAGAAGGATTTAGAATTCTTCGAATTGGCTAAGAACGAGTTCCATTTGGTTCCTCAGCTAATTGAAATGGTTAATTGGAAACCGATGTTTGACGAAGACGAGGAAACAATCGAAGTCAGATCTCGTGTTTATGCGTACTATTTAACACATGAAAAGTAG
- a CDS encoding uncharacterized protein (hypothetical protein; identified by fungal homology and RT-PCR) gives MFLRFYNRLLYIYNELFNFLRFTVFLPFCEFVPHHDLFYLIVTYQRTLVYKHKNDC, from the coding sequence ATGTTTTTACGTTTTTATAATCGACTACTTTATATCTATAACgaattatttaattttcttcgaTTTACTGTGTTTCTACCATTTTGCGAATTCGTGCCCCATCATGacttattttatttaattgTTACATATCAAAGGACACTGGTTTACaaacataaaaatgatTGTTGA